A single window of Candidatus Binatus sp. DNA harbors:
- a CDS encoding flavin reductase family protein, with protein MAIEKNELRRVMGHFATGVTVVTSRRSSGELHGLTANAFTSVSLVPPLALVCVDKKAESYPCFEESKIFTVNVLASDQEALSRKFAVSGGNKFEGVSHKIGANGAPILDGALAYLECKVTNAIDGGDHTIYIAEVEQAETPREGKPLLFFRGGYRELGD; from the coding sequence ATGGCGATCGAAAAGAACGAGCTGCGGCGCGTGATGGGTCATTTCGCGACCGGTGTTACCGTGGTCACGTCGCGTCGCAGCTCGGGCGAGCTGCACGGCCTGACGGCCAACGCGTTTACCTCGGTCTCGCTGGTTCCTCCGCTGGCCCTGGTTTGCGTGGACAAGAAGGCCGAGAGCTATCCCTGCTTCGAGGAGAGCAAAATCTTTACCGTCAATGTACTGGCCTCCGACCAGGAAGCGTTGTCGCGCAAGTTTGCGGTCAGCGGCGGCAACAAATTCGAAGGCGTCAGTCACAAAATTGGCGCCAACGGCGCCCCGATCCTCGACGGCGCGCTCGCTTATCTCGAGTGCAAAGTGACCAACGCGATCGATGGCGGCGACCATACGATTTACATCGCCGAGGTCGAGCAGGCCGAAACGCCCCGCGAGGGCAAGCCGCTGCTGTTTTTCCGCGG